A window of Malania oleifera isolate guangnan ecotype guangnan chromosome 2, ASM2987363v1, whole genome shotgun sequence genomic DNA:
GTAAACATAGGtcggacacccgaataccttcaattcggagtagtctattgcatttcccgtccaaactTCTTCTGTCACTCGACCCTCTAGTGACGCCCTTGATGATCGGTTTATTAGAAAACAATTCATACTCACTGCCTCAACCTAAAAGTTCTTTGGTAGTCCTGCATTTAATCTAAGACACCAATCCCTTTCAGAAAGAGTCTGGTTCATCTGTTCTACCACACCTATTTGCTGAGGTGTCCGACGAACTGtaaagtgtctcttgatgccctgctctgcacaaaactccataaattgAGAATCAGTGTACTCAGTCCCATTTTCTAatcttaagtatttgattctcctttttGTTAGGTTTTTTACTTCAGCCTTTCAAATATTAAACTAGACAAATATATctgatttgtgatgcatgaagtaaactCAGACCTTttttgagtaatcatcaatgaaactcacataatacatatgtccaccctttgatgcaactctaattgagccccaaacatctaaatgcacataatcaagaataacCTTTGTCTTGTGTATAGCTGATCTAAACTTGGCTCTGttttattttctaagaaaaaaaatcctgcaaaatTCCAATTgtcatgatttcaagcccttcaagagtttccttttGTGTAATTTCTTCATTttgtgttcccccatatgcccaatgCGTATATGCCACAAAACGGTCTTATTTGATTCAACATCTAtagctacagctccacctacaatggtagttccctgcaatgtgtagatattcccatctaaTTTTTGCCCTTTaattacagtcagattacctttccataccgttaGAACTCCACcgttggacttgtaattaaagtcgttacaatccaaagtactgagtgatatcaaactctttctcaactctagtatatgtcttacattacataaTATTCTTACAACAcaatcaaacatttttatctttacatttcccatgccaatgatcttgcaacaagcatcattacccataagaactgatgtagaattcactaacctgtaagtgcttaactactccttgttcggagtcatacgataagaacatgccaagtcaagtatccaagagtctgtTAGATTTTTCGACCCCGctaaaactgatagaacatcaccatcactacatgcTAAaccctcttcttgaacaacattcacagattttgaagtaTCCTTATGTCTTtcagaatttcccttcttccaattcagatactccggtttcacatgcccctttttaccacatttgtAACGccaaatttctttcttcttcttggatttaTTTCAGGATTTTTGACTTAATCCATGTTTAgattttcctttgcctcgctcattattaccctttaccacaagtccttctctttcatcacatattttcaatctttgatgaaaatttagtaaaGCAATTGTTACCTTttcaagatcaagagtttctttacCTCACGTAAGAGTTgttacaagattttcataggtatgagtcgaggggaaagagtttaacaacatcaaagctttgtgatcatcatcaaacttaacatcatctctcatcaaatcactaataatttgattgaagaCATTAATATGTTGAtataagtttgatccttcaaccatcttaagccaatacaaacgttgcttaagaaaaaagtttattattgagagatttggacatgtactggCTCTCTAAATTTCGCcatatagccgctggagaatTCTCCTCCATCACCTGATAGAGTATTTCGTCAgtcaaacacaagcgtattgtagaagcggcctttcccattccttgttgTACAAGAGTGTCTTTCACTTTCCTTTGTCATAAACTAAACttcccggttccatcaaatttgacgatgcCAAATCTTACAGAAGATGATCTCGATGCCGTAACAACAATATCTTTGAGGGactattatatatatcattctgggCATATATTGATAGAGTgggtgatcatttgagaagtgtattgtgtactttgagatttgctcagtgaaattcttgtgccattgcttccatggatgtaggctttttTTAATCACGTAAATcttattgttgttcttgttgtttatcattttctgcttgtgtttcatttacttgttgctTTTATTCCACTGTGCTTCATATTTATCCCATCCATATCACAACGCATATGGTGTTTTATCATATAGGAGAGGAGAAGGTATTCTATTGATTAAGCTGTTGTGACACATTTACTCCAGAAAACAAAAGGTAAATTGGCATGAAATCTAATAGATCTTGCCATATTTAATAGATGTTGGTGTTTACGCTCAActataccattttgttgaggtgtagcGACACATGCTTGTTGATGTAAACTCCTTTAAAAGTGTATAATTCTGGCATATCAAACTCAGCCCCTTTATTAGTCCTTATAGTTTTGATATGGATATAAAACTGTGTCTAAGCTTAAAAAAAATGACTAAACTAGAGTGTGAGTGTTAGATTTATTTTATATTAGATATACCCAAGTACAACGTGAATGATCATCCACAATTATAAGAAAATATCTGAAACCAGTAATTGACTCAACAGAGAAAGGACCCTAAATGCCACAATGTATCAAATTAATAGAAACTTTTATTTCTGATGGAATGACTAGTATTGAATGACAATATTTTATGTTTTGCCAATGGacaaatattacaattgaaatttGAAGGAGTGCGTATATCAGGCAACAACTTCTGTGGTGTTTGGATCTTATTGAGAGAAGGATGGACTAGCCTAAAATGTCAAAGATCAAAAGAAGGAAGATTTACAGCATAAGTGAGATTTACAACAGAAAATACACTAGAATTCATAACAGATGCCTGCAACAGATATAGTCCACCTACTTGCTTGGCCACTCCAACCATCTTCCACAAGTTTAGGTCTTGTATgaagcaaaaatgagaaagaaatagaaaacaacaaGAATTTTATGTGAGTCTTTTGACTGAAATGAGGTTAAAATAGAATGATGGAACATATAGAACATTGTGAAGAACTAATGAATCTAATAGTCGTATAGTTCCAACATGTGTGACAGGAACACATGTTCCATTTGACGATTTTACTGATATGTTTATAACAAAGGTAATTGTAGTGAGATGCGAAACAAAACTGACCATGTGATCAGTAGCATCATTATCAATTATCCAGGAATTTGATTGCTTAAAAACAAAATTGGGTGAATTAATCGTATTTAATAAACACAAAGAGTTTGAAACAGCAGATGAGTTGCTCATAGCATTCATGACTGTAGGTTGAGGTGTTTGTGAAGAGGTTTGTAGGAAAGAAAGAAGTTGTTGACCTTGTTCTTTAGTGAAAGGAAACTAAGGAGTGGAATCTGTGGAAGAACAATTTGAGTCATTGGAAGATAATGAAACTTGATGCACAGATGATGTTTTGGTTCTTCGATTTTGAAGGTATCTAGGTAGATATCCATGTAACTTGTAGCATCTATCAACTGTATGCCCAGTGAGACCACAATGAGTACACACTAGCTTAGGACGTTGCTTCTGATAATATTTTGACCATTGTTCCAGGAATATTTTTACTAAACAAAGCAGCAGTTTCAGTCATCAAGAATGATCCCACCACCTTTTGCTTTTCTTCTTATAAAGTAAGAGATAAAACTCTTATCAATGGATGACATTGGATCCATGAGTAGAATTTGTCCTCGAATATGTGTAAAAGAGTCATTGAGACCCATAAAAAATTGAACAACATATTCATTTTGATGTTGAAATTATTGTTTTTAAGACTCCACGAGAACAATATGGATTACAAGAACAACTAGGAATTGGTTTCATAATATAAAATTCATCCCATATAGCTTTCAACTTCGTGTAATAAGAACTAACAGAAGATTGATCTTGAACTAATGAAGCAAGATGATCTTTCTTGAGTTGAAATAAACTGGGACCATTACCTTGTGTAAATTTGATCTTCAGATTCTttcaaacttcttcagtactcgAAGTGTTGATAACATTGGAAGCAATTTCCCGTGTTAGAGAATTCAAGATCCATGAAGGACCATGTTGCTGCAACAAAACCATAGAATGTAATTTTTAGGCTAAGAAAACATTTCATCCATGAAACTCATCTTGCTCTTAGCATTGAGAGCTGTTAACATTGATCTGCTCTATGTAATAGTTCTTACCATTCAAAGGCTGAGAAACCAAGATCAAACCAGGACTTTCTCCATGATGAATAAAATAAGGGTGGGAAAAATTCTCAAGCAAAAAACAAGAagattgctctgataccatattagaataaaagaaagaaaatgtacTGCAAGAAAGTAAAGGGAAAAAACAAAGTCTTGGAGAAGAAAATGATCaaaatttgtattgtatttcttgtATATCTTTACATGTATCAGACCTTTACTTATACACATGTATTGATAACTAACTAACATACTGAAAACTATCAACGATTTTAGACAAAACGTCGACGGTTTCTTCCCCAGGCTAAATTGTCGATGTAACCATCAACCAAACTATCAACTATTTCTTATTTTTCCTCACCATGCTTTCCCTGTGCATCTGTTCCACTCAATATAAGCCACATTAAATACTTAATAACTACAATTGATGAGTGGCACTTTGGTTTTTCACTATGAATCTTGGAGGCTTGGATATTTACTTTGGTATCCTACGTGGAATGAGCATGACAAGTGATTGAAAATTACTATTTACGAATATGATGGATTCTATTAGATAATTTAGATTCCTTAATGGCATCTGGACCATTCATGCGCCTCAAATTATTTGGAGTAAGAACTTCTCATCCTCCGTATTTTCTTTTGtttggggaaaaaaaatttatttgagaaagaaatggaaagaaaaaaaaaattttgattgtatatatttttttaatatgaaatgttgctaaaaataaaaaattattctgattaaaaattaagagaaaTCAAATACTTGTAATGCCACTAatgcatgtttatttatttatttttatatattttattttttttagttttcttattaatcaaaatgaaaaaaatgaattattttaaaattttctttctttcccttaatgtttttcaaatatcaaaTGAAGTTTTAATAAATTTCCTTGTCCATCACCAAATTAGCCAATAAACGTGCAAGTCCTTTGAGTCACATGGGTGTATTTCATTTGGAAATGGAATTTTCTTGTTTTATATTTGAATCTGCTTAGAGGTATTtgctaaggaaaaaaaaaaaaaaaggaaaaagaaaaaatgttctAAATAATTTTTCGGCAGCCAAATGATTGTATTTTCTCTAACATACGTTTGTCCTTTGTTGGTACCCGACATTCATGTATATGCATGCACTTGTGAGGATTTGATATTAAGATGTACAACGTATAAGAATACGCATTTAGCATGTCATTGAATGGTGAAAGTGTATGATGACTTCGTCAAATGCGTGTGCTTGCTTTAGAGTGGAAGCTCATAGCCTCGTACAAAGAGTTGAAACTTGGCAAATATAAATGCTGTGGAAACCTGTCACCTAATCCTCATAGCTTCCCAACTGTTTAATAAAAtgctctactctctctctctctctccatgtgcGCACACAGTTCAACCTAgacttcaaaattatttcaagaaaccaTCTTTGTAAACTATTTCATGATCCTCAGAAAGGGAGTTATTGATAGAAGAAACCATTGTTGTAGACTACGCCATGATCCTCACAAAGGGATTTATTGACAGAAGGAGCCAAGCTCTGTGGACAGTTCCAGACTCTTGCACTATATGGTAGACACATATATTTATAAAAGACGAGCCCAAAGCTTTATTAGATGGTTGAACACCTGTCCGTAGAAGGTGAGGGAGGGAATAGGCTGAGATCAAGAAGCGGCATAGGACATCTCCCCGGTACTTTTAAGGGCGAGTCTGAGAAGACTTATTGTGTCCCTGGGTGTAGATGTAGTCCAAGTGAGCCTCTAAAACGATCCTCCTCCTTAAGCATTCTTCATCCCTATTTTCACAATCTTCCTGTCCCATCAGCCGCTGGAACTACTCCACACCAGCAGATTGGTTAGAAACTTAGAAtagaggatgaagaagaagaagaagaagaagcatacCTTGGACATATCGGTGTCTTCCGCCCCTTCAAGGGAATTCCCACTAGTTATTTCATTGAGTTCTATTTCCTTTGGTCCTGCAAACGACGAAAAGCTTTGGTTGTAGAAAGTTTAATTTGCAGTAGaataagatgatgatgatgataatgatgctGATGATGAAGTCATGCACTACCTTGTTCGGTTGTTAAGGAGCGGCTTGATGTTCTGGCGGTGAAAATGAGGCAGAGAAGGAGAAAAAGAGCGTGAAACTTATATTGCTTCATGGTTTCAGCTTCCTGaacctttcttcttttttttttttagagagagagagagagagagcaggaaTGTGATGGGGCTGGGGAAGGGCTTAGTGAGTTGGGAGATGGGGTGGTGGAGGGGGCCTGATACCGGGATATAAATACATGCATGGAAAGCGTCAAGCTAGGTCTCATGAATGCCCTAAGAGCTATTACAATACTCGGCTGGATCGGCCTAACCTATTATCCCTTTATATAAATTATAGTTATACTTTTATGTCTTTTATGGCGTGGTTGCTCACTTAGCATTTAGGTTATCTTCATTagtatgttttaattttttaaatatattatcgtatatattaaattaattgaaaaaaaaaaaaaaaaatcattgtcCCATGTTAAATACGTGCACGTCAAATTTACTCCAATTTAGAATGAGACATTTCCTTTATAATTTTTTCTTCCTATGTTCAATAATAGGAGTACCACCTTCAAACTTTAAGATCACAAATGAAACATTTGTGTGGGGGTGTGGATGCGTGAGGGAGGAGAGGAAGAGGGAGCTTGCTTACTCAGTGCCACGTACAATAGTGGTCCAGGCAGCACCAAAAAAGCCCTAAAAATCAATGTAATGGTGTTTGAGTGGGTGTGCAAGTCAACCTTTTTGGACTTGCTGACAGCTGTTGCCATAATCACATGTTTGGCCTTTTACAGTAGCCTGACTCGTGGCATTAATTTTGATGTATAGTTAAACCATGAAAAGACACCACACGAGTAAAAACTGTGAAAGTAAAAGCGCcattcacaaacacaataaaccCCATGATTGAAACTGCCTCTCACCCACTGGTAACTGGTAAACCCAACCCCATTGGTCTGCGTGAGTGGCTATGCGCTTACACCACCTATCCCTGCTCCTCACTGGTATCAACGGCCCTGCCCACTTGCCTCCTGTGCTTAGTTTGCTATCAtacttatctctctctctctctctctctctctctctctctctctctctcacacacacacacacacacacacataaatacaCGTCTAAGTTGGGCAACAAATGTTATATAGTTATCTATTTGAATTCCTAGTTTTGCCTGTAATTATAACTCTTTATTCTTCTATATTTTTCTAGGCAAACTGCCACGAatcatgaatttttaaaatttgacagCCTATTGTATGGGCATGCGCACCAACAGGGCAAGCCACCGTGTTGGTTGGGATTCAGCTGATACTTAATGCTTGTGCATGGATAATTATGAAAAAATCATAGATAATGAAACATATAGCGCTCCTCTTTTGGATGATTTGAATCTCCCAATGCTTTGCTGGTGTATTTAAAAGAGCTCGTAAAAGTCATGGTTGGGTTTGGACTCTGTGAAGAAAGATGCCTCTTTACTTGAAGTATTTCTATGGAGAACTTCTTGTCTGCTAGTCTCAGACAAGTCTGATTAGAAAACATGGACTCTCTTATCAATCTCATGGGAAGGCCTTAGACTTTCTGTGGCTATAAATGGCTTTGGAAAatgtttcttgtattttttttatataactataTTTCTAATTCTTTATTTGTTTAAGCCAGAATTACTTGATCTCCCCTCTGCTACTACTGGGTTTCAATGGTACAACTCTGTGCCAGTTCTTTTGTTCTATTAAAAAAAAGAGTTGCGCTTTGAAATTTTGTCACAGGCACCTTGTTAGATGCCTCATTGCGATAAAATGTAATTTAGAGACACTTTGCGGTGCTATTTTGTGGTTACTTTTTGGATTAACGTCATTTTTCTTAGGAAACTATAAGATGCGTGATAAGCAATTATTAACGAGTCAAGCACATCTCATTCACATTGTTAATGGTTAGTACTCAATCATGCATATGCATATTCTCTTTTACTATTTGGAAGCCAAGGATTTATGCATGGGCCATTTTGTCACTATCCTTTTGCTAGACTTTCATGAGTGAGTCCAAGTCAAGAGCCACCTCCCTCGTTTGAATGGGATGAATGCTTTTGGGTTGTTCTCTTGGGTCCCAAGTGACTCAATGTGGTTTTACttttcaatatttaaatcatattttaagttTATTATTAGATATACACTGGTgggaaaaatgattttaaaattcgAATGAGACCGACCAGTGTAGTAGAGTTGGATTAAAATATATTACTTCTCCGATGCAGATGATATCACGAAGTTAGAGATGACATGCATAAAACTTAATTTAACTAGATTTGGACGACTTTTCATAATTGCCATACTTAACAAATCACACATGATGTCACCACTTCCATGAGGTATTCCAAGTTTAATATTcataaatacatatttatttatggGTTGGCATGCATATACGTAAATTTATATACTCAAATTTGatcaaaattttatatatttaatcaaaatttgaatattttaccttaaattaattttatactgagctttttaatttatattattcatGTCTGTGTTTATACGGGTATAGGGGACTCACAGGTTAGTCATTGATTTGAGTCTCAAAAAAATGCAAACAATTCTGCCCTTGGCGCGGGGTCCCAAATCTGCTACTACCTGTCCATTGTTGGGCATACAAAAACCTAGCTTACCATGAAACGAAGGGTAGACCTGTAGCCCAAATCCCAGACCacgaaaataattatttttttaaaaaaaatattttaataaatatttttgtcGTTTAtgtttaaataaatattatttcaaaaacaattttttcaaGCTACTTTTTCTTTTAAGAGCATAATTATGttctaaaaaaatgttttttttataaaaaagtatttgtctgaaaaatatttataataaataattttaaattatttttagataaatatttgaatatatatatatatatttataaatgattTCAAATAATTCCTCGATACTCCATGCGTGTCTATGTGCGGTCTCACTTGCATCATAATTAATAGATTTCCATGAAAGTAGCGACTTGTCTCTGAATACGAAGGAATTGGATTTCAACGTTACCATAGCCCAACCTGAACTCTCCCATGATCCCTGTAGTAACAAGTTAGGT
This region includes:
- the LOC131147955 gene encoding putative phytosulfokines 6, with the translated sequence MKQYKFHALFLLLCLIFTARTSSRSLTTEQGPKEIELNEITSGNSLEGAEDTDMSKFQRLMGQEDCENRDEECLRRRIVLEAHLDYIYTQGHNKSSQTRP